In Gemmatimonadota bacterium, a single window of DNA contains:
- a CDS encoding M14 family metallocarboxypeptidase — translation MVQRDYDAVVKRVEAVSGVDVYELGEVEGLPVLRVSAGRGDVPVVYINGGTHGDEPAGVEAALAFLEGEWDRWADRVRFEVIPCLCPWSYVHNARLNAQEMDVNWAFLRDDVPEIEILKGFVEGRVFAGVIDLHEDWESPGFYLYEMFGDRGSLGRAMVARVALVCPINKQSEIEDEVAVNGVIHPNMEVSRRKYGEGIPIALYQRGHTGHLVTSESPTAQPMDVRVAAHLTAVEVMVEANARDFI, via the coding sequence ATGGTTCAACGAGATTACGATGCTGTTGTTAAGCGGGTGGAAGCGGTGTCTGGTGTTGATGTGTATGAGTTGGGGGAGGTTGAAGGGTTGCCGGTTTTGCGCGTGTCTGCTGGCAGGGGAGACGTGCCTGTTGTTTATATTAATGGGGGGACGCACGGCGATGAACCGGCTGGCGTGGAGGCTGCGCTCGCTTTTTTAGAGGGGGAGTGGGATCGCTGGGCTGATCGGGTGCGTTTTGAAGTTATTCCGTGTTTGTGCCCGTGGAGCTATGTTCACAATGCGCGGCTCAATGCACAGGAGATGGATGTGAATTGGGCGTTTTTGCGCGATGACGTGCCCGAGATTGAGATTTTGAAGGGTTTTGTAGAAGGACGGGTTTTTGCAGGTGTGATCGATTTGCACGAGGATTGGGAGAGTCCGGGTTTTTATTTGTACGAGATGTTTGGAGACCGGGGGTCTCTGGGGCGGGCGATGGTGGCGCGGGTGGCACTGGTGTGTCCGATTAACAAACAGTCGGAGATTGAGGACGAGGTTGCGGTCAATGGGGTGATTCATCCTAATATGGAGGTGTCGAGGCGGAAGTACGGGGAGGGTATTCCCATTGCTTTGTATCAGAGAGGGCATACGGGTCATCTGGTGACGTCAGAAAGCCCGACAGCACAGCCGATGGATGTACGCGTTGCAGCGCATCTGACGGCTGTTGAGGTGATGGTGGAGGCTAATGCGAGGGATTTTATCTAA